The window CGACGGGAAAAGCGATTGAGGAAGTGTTGGCGGCCTATCCCTACATCGAACGGGAGGATATTTTGCAAGCATTAACCTACGCAGCCTGGCGTTCAGAGGAAAAAGACCTTCCATTGGTTTCCTGATGAAGTTTCTTCTCGACATGAATCTTACGCCTGACTGGCTACGCGTGTTCACTGCGGCAGGGTGGGACGCCATCCACTGGTCGACCATCGGCGATCATCGCGCGACCGACGAAGTCATTATGAAATGGGCCAGAGACAATGCTTATGTAATCGTCACGCATGATCTAGATTTCTCAGCATTGCTCGCCGCAACACGGGCAGTCGGCCCAAGCGTCATACAGGTGCGCACACAGAACGTGCTGCCCGACGCGCTTCGAGTCGTGCTCATCAATGCAATCGAGCAATTTCGCCGGGAACTCGAAGAGGGGGCGCTGATCTCTATTGACCCCCAACGCGCCAGAGCACGAATCTTACCGTTTGACTAGCCGGCGAACCGAAGAAATGCACCGCTCGTTCTTGAATGTGGTTCCGAATGATGCCTGGCTGTTCATGATAACACCGAACGACCGGAGACCGTGACGATCGGGACCGACGAACTGATCGGAACCGATCTGCGCAAACTCCCTCCGGCCCTCGAGCGCGTGATGGCCGGGCAATGGAAGAAAGGCGCGATTCCTCCCAAATGGGACGGCAACGCGGCAGAGCGCATCGTGGGACATCTGGAAACGCTGCTCGTCTCTGAATAAACCGGTCGAAGGGACATGAGCCCCGATTATTCATGAATGCCGTCGCGAGGCGTTCGAGACCGACGCCCGCCGGGGCTTCTCGTACGCGAGGCCGACGCAGGCGTACCGACAGTCCGTCGAGGAGGCCGAACGAGAACGTCCCCACCGGGCGAGAGGATCGGACCCCGGAGCAGATACGCATGAAGAGTCCGGGCTAAGGCCATGACCTTGTGCTTCTTCTATCGTTACGCTAATGTAATGAATAGTTGTTACTGTAAGGAGGCAGAATGTCCACGTCGACGTTGACGAGCAAAGGCCAAACCACCATACCGATAGAGGTGCGGAAGCAGCTCAATCTCCATCCCGGAGATCGTCTGGAGTTTGTGATCGATGAAGATGGACGTGTCTTGATTTTGCCCGCGAGTATCGATGCATCGGAACTTGCCGGCATGCTCAAGCGGCCCGCTAAGCCGGTCAGTGTCACTGCGATGAATCAAGCGATTCGCAAGCGCGGGGCACGGCGATGATCGGAATCGATACCAATGTCCTCATCAGACATTTGGTGCAGGACGATCCCGGACAGTCGCGCGCTGCAACCCACATCATTACGAAGCAATGCACACGTGACGATCCGGGGTTCATCAATCGCATCGTGTTGTGTGAAATGGTCTGGGTGCTGGAAAGCGCGTATGGGTATTCAAAGGCGACCGTTGTGAGCGTGCTGGACAAACTCTTGCGAACGAGCCAGTTCAAGATAGAGGATCCTCAGTCAACGTGGACGGCCTTTCGTATGTATCAACATGGAAAGGCGGACTTTGCGGATTGTTTGTTGGGAGCCACCAATCGGTTAGCCGGCTGCGACTCGACGGTCACCTTCGATCAAGCCGCAAGCAAGTTGGAAGGGTTCCGGGCGCTGTAGACCCCCTGTCTGACCCTGCATGACAACACAGAACGGCCGGAAACCGTCACGATCAGGACCAACGAGTTGATCGGAACCGATCCGCGAAAAATCCCTCCGGCCCTTGCGCGCGTGATGACCGGCCAGTGGAAGAAGGGCGCGATTCCGCCGAAATGGGGCGGCAAAGCGGCAGAGCGCATAGTGGGACATCTGAAAACGCTGCTCGCCTCTGAATATGGTACCGGGGTATGCGAGTGACCGTCAGGACGATTGTGGGTTTATCGGCGGCGGGAAATGCGATTCAGGAAGTGTTGGGGGCCTATCCCTCCATCGAATGGTCCAGAGACCATGCCTGTGTAACGGAAAACGAGGGCAAGAGTCTTCCCATCGATCAACACTCAGCTTGCCCCAATTATTCCACTACCGAGCGCTTCAGTAATGGAAACGCAGCTGAGCGATCATCAGAGCATCACTCTCGACGCGGTACACCATGCGATGTTCATCGGTTATTCGGCGCGACCAGAATCCTGAAAGCGCATGCTTCAATGGTTCAGGCTTGCCCATGCCCGCGAATGGCTGACGCTGTGTCTCGCGTATCAGCTTGTTGATTCGCTCGACCATGCGCCTGTCTTGCTGTAGCCAGTACAGATAATCTTCCCAGGCCTCCTCGGCGAAGATCAGCTTCACTTGGCCAACTTCCGCTGAACCCCTTTGCCGGCGTTCAGCTGTGCCGCGGCAGCAAGCAGACGTGTGGCATTGGCGGGGGTGCGCAAGAGATAGGCGGTTTCTTCAAGCGCCTTGTAGTCTTCGAGCGAGAGCATGACGACGGACTGTTCTCCGTTGCGAGTAATGATCAAGGCTTCATGGTCGTCGCACACGCGGTCCATGGCGCTTGCAAGGTTTGCGCGAACGGCAGTGTAGGTGATCGCATCCATAGCGGGCTCCTTATCTGTACGTCTTACTGTACAGTTGTGGCAGTCGAATGTCTAGCCTTCCGGACAAACTCTCATTCTGACATCGCGAAACTGACCCTGTGCCCGAGTCTGGGTATGACGAACACGGCACACATCAGCCCTGTGATCGTCGGCTAATCGGAATAGAGGATGCGTGGTCGCGCGGAGACGGGAAACGAAGCGATCGCCGGGGAAAACTCCTAGCCCGGATTATTCATGAATGCCGTCGCGAGGTCTGCGAGGCCGAAGCCCGCCGTGACTTCTCGCAAGCGAGGCCGACGAAGGCGGACTCGCAGTCCGTCGAGAAGGCCGAACGAGAACAACCCTGCCGGGCGAGAGGATCGGACGACTGAGCAGGCATTCATGAATAGTCCAGGCTACACGAAGCGCAAACGAGTCATGAATTCATGCGGGATCGAACCGGTGTAATCGACTCGCAGCGTCGTAATCGGATCCTTTGAGCCGTACCGTTTCGAAGCCCATCCACCCACCGGTTGCACGCTACCCTCACAGAGCGTACTCGCGCCACCTTCAATGGTGAGCAGGAGCGGGTGATCGAACCCTTCCAAACGATAGCCTCCATCCACAGGAATCGGCCGGCAGCCCAAATGCCAATTGAGTTCCACATGATGGGTGCCGGTGCCCGTAAGCCAGTCCCAAATCATCCAGGAGCCGGGCGGCTCATACGACACCCCGCGTAAATGGGTCACACCCAATCGATCCTTGTATCCATAGTGCCTCGCGATCACGGTGATTTTCCCTTCCGGTGTCTCATCTTTGTAGACCAGGCGAGTCTCGAAGGGCAGTGACCAGGCCAACGGGCCGTCCTGGACCGCCTGATCCAGCCCGTCGATGGTCACCGTATTGTGGGCCCGTGTACTGCGAAAATACATCCGCCACTCTTCATTGCCGGCGCAGGTGTAGGTGCCCGGGTCGATCAACACATCGCGCGCGCCGACCTGAAGAAACAGAGACAGGGCGTCGGCATGACCGTGCGCAAACCGGGGCGCCATGCCCAATGCACCATGATCGAAAATCGCCTTGTCCTGCATCCGGCCGCGAATAATCGAATAGCCGGAGAGATGAAAGGTGGTCAGCCCGGGGGAATGCGGCTTGTGAGGGTGAGCGAAATGCATGTACGGAGAGAGCGCGTGTTCATCCTCACCTTCCCCGATCCGCGGCAGGCTCCCGTCGGTGGAATTGCGGAACTCCGAGAGAAAATCGCAGCTGCGCGCGAACACCTGGCGGATCTTTTCCGGAACGGGCGCCTGCCGATGATCGAGCAGCGACAGCACCATCCCGTAGAGATCCGTGCAGAACTGAAGGTACCCCATTCCCTGTTCCTGACTACCGCCGTCATGACTGATATGCCGGGGAGTTTCTTCTTCCAGCAGGTAATGCCCGAAGGCGAGCCAGCGCTCGGCCATGTCCAGTTCAGGCAGGAGACTGCCCGCATAGATCAACGCCACCGCCGCGGCCAATGTGTCACGAGGAGTAGTCAGGCGCAGCGACAGGCGTTTCCGGATCAGCTCCGCATGGCCGAACATGAGGGTCAGCAGCGCAGGCCACAGCGGCGCAGAGTCGGGCACCAACGGGCGGAGTGCATCCACGGTATGACACACGGCCAGCAGTCGAAGTGCGCATTCCGTCGGGGAGATATAGTGGATCCCGGTCAAAAAAAGATTCGCCTCGACCCAGGAGACGAGCTGAGCCTCCACCGCCGCCACGGCGCTGGTGCGCACGGCCGGGTCAGCCTGTTGCGCCAGCAGGGCCAGGAGCACCAGGTGCTGAAGGCGTGAAGGCTCCCATGCGATACGAATATCTCCGCAGGGGTTGCCGGCATGAACCGGAATGTCGGCAAAAAACCGGCGCGGCCACAGCGCTCCCGTATCCGGCGCTCGATGCCAACAGGAGCCATCGGGAGCCCAGGCCCAGGAATACCCGAAGATGGTGACGACGCCTTTGAGCAACGCGTCCAACTGTCCGTCATCGGCCGGAAGATGCCAGGGCAGGGAAGGCAGCAGCGGCGAGGGACTCGTGCAGAATGAGTACCGCGGCACATCCTGCGCGGAAAATTGTCGATGGAGCGATTGCCTGCCGAGCCCCTGCCGCAGGTGGAGCAGCGAAAACAGCGCCCGTTCCCGCGCATGGCTCCACCATTCCAGACGTCCAGGCGCAGCGAGCGCTTTCACCGACGAGGCGAGGCGTTGGGGAAGGGCATCGGGATTGAATGAAAGCGTTACGCGCAATGACACGCCATACAGAATGAGTGGGAAAGAAAATTGTGAACAAGGCTCCGTCCATTCGGCCTTGGTAAGGTGCACCGTCGATGAAGGCACAGTACATTCGTCGTGCGCTGAGGTCAATGCCGAAATACCACGTAAAGACCGGCCGTCAGTCCTGACACAGTTCAGTGCGGCAATCCGCGGTGAGTGTGTCACGATAAGACATCGTCTGTATGGATCTGGAGCCAGTGGCGAACGGCACTAACACTACGTAGCGGAATTGTGATAAGGAACAAGGCTCTCCAAGTCAGGTGAGCGTACTCCGCCTGACCCGCGACACCCGCAGGTGTGCTGTTGAGCCAAGAAAGAGGGAGCAACGCGACGCGTGAAGAAAGCACTCATCACAGGTATCAGCGGACAAGACGGGTCGTATCTGGCAGAACTACTGCTGGCCAAAGGTTATGAAGTCCATGGGATCGTCCGTCGCTCCAGTTCCTTAAATACGGCCCGCATCGACGGTATCTACCAGGATCCGCACGTGCCGGAAGCGCGGTTGCGGCTCGTCTACGGAGATCTGAACGACGCCAGTTCGCTGAATCGAATCCTCCGCACGATTCAACCGGATGAAATTTACAACTTAGGCGCCCAAAGCCACGTGCGCGTCAGCTTCGATGTGCCCGAGTACACCGCAGAAATCACCGCGCTGGGAACCGTCCGCCTTTTGGAGGCCATTCGGGAGTCCGGAATCAAACCCAAGTTTTACCAGGCCTCCTCCAGCGAAATGTTCGGCAAGGTGCAGGAAATTCCGCAGCGGGAACAGACCCCGTTTTACCCGCGCAGTCCCTATGGCGCCGCCAAAGTGTATGCCCACTGGATCACGGTCAATTATCGCGAGGCCTACGATCTCTTTGCCTGCAGCGGCATCTTATTCAATCATGAATCCCCTCGACGCGGCGAAACCTTCGTGACCAGAAAAATCACGCGGGCCGCGGCTCGAATCAAGTTGGGGGTTCAGAAAGAACTGTACCTCGGCAATCTCGATGCCAAACTGCCTTGCACAAGTTGCTGACGATCCTCAAATGCGATGCTGAAACATCGGAGGCTCTGGCGGCAGATGGAGACACAGCATGCCTAAGGAAGGTCTGATTAATTCCTGACTTTGATGAGTCGGTGTCTAAAACAGAGGGAATCTAACTCATTGCTGTCTGGAATTTTGGATTAATCAGACCTTCCCTAAATCACAAGACTGTTGCTTTTTTTTCTCACAGCTAGGAGCCTGTCCGAGTAACGCCTAACTTTTGACTGGACAGGCAATACGCGATGTGGTTTCTCTGCTGCATGGCGAAAAGATTCAAATCGTGGGACGTCGATCAGCTGGTGCTGCTGCCTCCAGCGATTCAGGAACTGGTACCCACGGGACATCTGGCACACTTCGTGCGGGACATGGTCCGAGACTCGCTGGACCTGTCGGCAATCCTGAAGACCTACACGGAAGATCGCGGGTTTCCGCGGTACGACCCCGTCATGATGACCGCCCTGGTGCTCTATTCCTACTGCCAAGGACGCTACGCCTCGCGGCGGATCGCGAAGGCGTGGGAGGAGCGGGTAGATTTCATGGCGG is drawn from Nitrospira sp. ND1 and contains these coding sequences:
- a CDS encoding DUF433 domain-containing protein → MKELNRITMDPAVMGGKPCIRGMRVTVGTIVGVMATGKAIEEVLAAYPYIEREDILQALTYAAWRSEEKDLPLVS
- a CDS encoding type II toxin-antitoxin system PrlF family antitoxin; translation: MSTSTLTSKGQTTIPIEVRKQLNLHPGDRLEFVIDEDGRVLILPASIDASELAGMLKRPAKPVSVTAMNQAIRKRGARR
- a CDS encoding type II toxin-antitoxin system Phd/YefM family antitoxin; its protein translation is MDAITYTAVRANLASAMDRVCDDHEALIITRNGEQSVVMLSLEDYKALEETAYLLRTPANATRLLAAAAQLNAGKGVQRKLAK
- a CDS encoding PIN domain-containing protein; this encodes MIGIDTNVLIRHLVQDDPGQSRAATHIITKQCTRDDPGFINRIVLCEMVWVLESAYGYSKATVVSVLDKLLRTSQFKIEDPQSTWTAFRMYQHGKADFADCLLGATNRLAGCDSTVTFDQAASKLEGFRAL
- a CDS encoding heparinase II/III-family protein, whose translation is MRVTLSFNPDALPQRLASSVKALAAPGRLEWWSHARERALFSLLHLRQGLGRQSLHRQFSAQDVPRYSFCTSPSPLLPSLPWHLPADDGQLDALLKGVVTIFGYSWAWAPDGSCWHRAPDTGALWPRRFFADIPVHAGNPCGDIRIAWEPSRLQHLVLLALLAQQADPAVRTSAVAAVEAQLVSWVEANLFLTGIHYISPTECALRLLAVCHTVDALRPLVPDSAPLWPALLTLMFGHAELIRKRLSLRLTTPRDTLAAAVALIYAGSLLPELDMAERWLAFGHYLLEEETPRHISHDGGSQEQGMGYLQFCTDLYGMVLSLLDHRQAPVPEKIRQVFARSCDFLSEFRNSTDGSLPRIGEGEDEHALSPYMHFAHPHKPHSPGLTTFHLSGYSIIRGRMQDKAIFDHGALGMAPRFAHGHADALSLFLQVGARDVLIDPGTYTCAGNEEWRMYFRSTRAHNTVTIDGLDQAVQDGPLAWSLPFETRLVYKDETPEGKITVIARHYGYKDRLGVTHLRGVSYEPPGSWMIWDWLTGTGTHHVELNWHLGCRPIPVDGGYRLEGFDHPLLLTIEGGASTLCEGSVQPVGGWASKRYGSKDPITTLRVDYTGSIPHEFMTRLRFV
- a CDS encoding Txe/YoeB family addiction module toxin codes for the protein MKLIFAEEAWEDYLYWLQQDRRMVERINKLIRETQRQPFAGMGKPEPLKHALSGFWSRRITDEHRMVYRVESDALMIAQLRFHY
- a CDS encoding DUF5615 family PIN-like protein; translation: MKFLLDMNLTPDWLRVFTAAGWDAIHWSTIGDHRATDEVIMKWARDNAYVIVTHDLDFSALLAATRAVGPSVIQVRTQNVLPDALRVVLINAIEQFRRELEEGALISIDPQRARARILPFD